One genomic window of Thermococcus indicus includes the following:
- a CDS encoding DEAD/DEAH box helicase yields the protein MPTVTLRIPDGSALVRIEKADPQVYFKIYELLSYKRDFGKWEKPESLYDPYEKTFPVGVLPRVKKFLNCKGYRVRVKDERQVRGAKLNSTWNENYSMRRYQERAVKKALREKMGVLALPVGSGKTVVGLRIIHELDLPALIVVHTKELLYQWADKVREVLGVEPGIVGDNKWDEKDVTIAMIQTLLSRGADKLQNEYAILMFDECHRTSAAEKFYQLGLSLPQVYRFGLSATPWRRIRGEEIKIEAVVGPTIFEVRAEDLIKEKFLAKPRFEIITYESSMPSFSERYKELYEDMIMNNDERNRAVAEKAAELARKGHRVLIDVRRIEHGRILRKMLGEMGVKAEFLSSKSSNRWEILEAFKNGEIPVLISTLLKEGVDIPEISAIILAGGGKSDIMTIQTIGRALRPKKGMKAVIVDVQDDDPLLFTHFIERQKALKQYYGKYYDREMDSKLEENITKKGRPRKRS from the coding sequence ATGCCTACGGTAACCCTCCGCATTCCCGATGGCTCCGCACTGGTCCGGATTGAGAAGGCAGATCCACAGGTGTATTTCAAGATCTACGAGCTGCTGAGCTACAAGAGGGACTTTGGCAAATGGGAAAAGCCGGAGAGCCTCTACGACCCCTACGAGAAGACGTTTCCCGTTGGGGTTCTTCCGAGGGTCAAGAAGTTCCTCAACTGCAAGGGATACCGCGTCCGTGTGAAGGACGAGCGGCAGGTTAGGGGTGCCAAGCTGAACTCCACGTGGAACGAGAACTACAGCATGCGCAGGTATCAGGAAAGGGCGGTTAAAAAGGCCCTCCGGGAGAAAATGGGTGTTCTGGCCCTTCCCGTTGGAAGCGGTAAGACCGTCGTTGGGCTGAGGATAATACACGAGCTTGACCTCCCGGCCCTCATAGTGGTCCACACCAAGGAGCTTCTCTACCAGTGGGCGGACAAGGTTCGTGAGGTCCTGGGGGTCGAACCGGGCATCGTCGGGGACAACAAGTGGGACGAGAAAGACGTCACCATAGCCATGATACAGACCCTCCTGTCGAGGGGTGCCGACAAGCTCCAGAACGAATACGCGATCCTCATGTTCGACGAGTGCCACAGAACCTCCGCCGCCGAGAAGTTCTACCAGCTCGGCCTTTCGCTGCCCCAGGTATACCGCTTTGGCCTCTCCGCGACGCCCTGGAGGCGCATACGCGGTGAGGAGATTAAGATAGAGGCCGTCGTTGGGCCCACCATCTTCGAGGTTCGTGCGGAGGACCTCATAAAGGAAAAGTTCCTTGCGAAGCCGCGCTTTGAAATAATCACCTACGAGTCGAGCATGCCATCCTTCAGCGAGCGCTACAAGGAGCTGTACGAGGACATGATAATGAACAACGACGAGAGGAACCGGGCCGTGGCAGAGAAGGCCGCCGAGCTCGCCCGAAAGGGGCACCGCGTCCTTATCGATGTCAGAAGGATAGAGCACGGCAGGATACTCAGGAAGATGCTTGGCGAGATGGGCGTGAAGGCGGAGTTCCTGAGCTCAAAGAGCTCCAACCGCTGGGAGATACTTGAGGCGTTTAAGAACGGCGAGATTCCGGTTCTCATCTCGACACTCCTCAAGGAGGGCGTGGACATACCGGAGATTTCGGCGATAATACTCGCGGGAGGCGGCAAGAGCGATATAATGACGATTCAGACAATAGGGCGCGCCCTGAGGCCGAAGAAGGGGATGAAGGCCGTCATAGTTGACGTTCAGGACGACGACCCCCTGCTCTTCACCCACTTCATCGAGCGGCAGAAGGCGCTCAAGCAGTACTACGGTAAATACTACGACAGGGAGATGGACTCAAAGCTCGAGGAGAACATCACCAAAAAGGGCCGCCCTCGTAAGCGCTCTTGA
- a CDS encoding UbiD family decarboxylase: MLREIIERFDDAVVVKEPVSKELEVTRYLLKYRDRPVLFKDVDGWEVAGNIWSTRERIASYLGIEREEILHTMTKAMENPEPYRTVDGAPFMANSIRDFSLRELPIPKYYPQDGGQYFTSAMVIAKDENGFVNMSFHRMMVIDEKRAAIRLVPRHLYAMWKEKAEEGEELDVRIVVGNPVHLLIAGATSVAYGVSELEIASAMSRISFGKPLEVFDLGGIPVPVETDFVFEAKILPELTDEGPFVDITGTYDYVRKQPVVVFERMHHVDEPIFHALLPGGYEHYMLMGLPKEPQIYASVKRVVPKVHGVRLTEGGAMWLHAVVSITKQHDGDGKNAILAAFAGHPSLKHVVVVDEDVDIYDDRDVEWAIATRFQADRDLVVIPNARGSSLDPSAEKSLTAKWGIDATKPLDRKEEFERARL; this comes from the coding sequence ATGCTGAGGGAAATCATCGAACGGTTTGATGATGCCGTCGTTGTTAAGGAGCCGGTAAGCAAAGAGCTCGAGGTAACGCGTTATCTTCTGAAGTACCGCGACAGACCCGTCCTCTTCAAAGACGTGGACGGATGGGAAGTCGCGGGCAACATCTGGAGCACCAGGGAAAGGATTGCATCGTACCTTGGTATCGAGAGGGAGGAGATACTTCACACGATGACGAAGGCCATGGAGAACCCCGAACCCTACAGGACGGTTGACGGTGCACCCTTCATGGCGAACTCTATCAGAGACTTTTCGCTCCGCGAGCTTCCGATTCCAAAGTACTACCCCCAGGACGGCGGCCAGTACTTCACCTCCGCCATGGTCATAGCCAAGGACGAAAACGGCTTCGTCAACATGTCTTTCCACAGGATGATGGTCATCGACGAGAAAAGGGCCGCCATAAGACTCGTCCCGAGGCACCTTTACGCCATGTGGAAGGAAAAGGCAGAGGAGGGAGAAGAGTTGGACGTCAGGATAGTCGTCGGGAACCCGGTTCACCTCCTAATCGCCGGTGCCACGAGCGTTGCGTACGGCGTAAGCGAGCTTGAGATAGCCTCGGCGATGAGCCGCATCTCCTTCGGAAAGCCCCTCGAAGTCTTCGACCTCGGAGGAATCCCCGTTCCCGTCGAGACCGACTTCGTCTTCGAGGCGAAGATACTTCCCGAACTGACGGACGAAGGGCCCTTTGTGGATATAACCGGAACCTACGACTACGTGAGGAAGCAGCCGGTGGTGGTCTTCGAGCGCATGCACCACGTTGACGAGCCAATCTTCCACGCCCTTCTCCCCGGCGGCTACGAGCACTACATGCTGATGGGCCTGCCGAAGGAGCCGCAGATTTACGCGAGCGTTAAGAGGGTCGTTCCAAAGGTTCACGGCGTAAGGCTGACCGAGGGCGGTGCGATGTGGCTCCACGCGGTGGTGAGCATAACCAAACAGCACGACGGTGACGGCAAGAACGCTATCCTGGCGGCATTCGCCGGCCATCCAAGCCTGAAGCACGTGGTAGTTGTCGATGAGGACGTGGACATATACGACGACAGGGACGTCGAGTGGGCGATAGCTACGCGCTTCCAGGCGGACAGGGACCTTGTGGTCATCCCCAACGCCCGCGGAAGCTCCCTTGACCCCTCCGCCGAGAAGAGCCTAACCGCGAAGTGGGGGATAGATGCAACCAAGCCCCTGGATAGAAAGGAGGAATTCGAGAGGGCCAGGCTTTAG
- the truA gene encoding tRNA pseudouridine(38-40) synthase TruA — translation MRFALRIAYDGTAFYGFQRQPDVRTVEGELIRALSKLGIIRDAESSNFKGASRTDRGVSAVFNVVAFDVAARPDLVRAEVLNHHLRDLWVLGVAEVPEDFHPRFQARSKTYRYYLVDEGFNENDMRECAALFVGEHDFSAFSRLEPGRDPIRELLRVDVIGRQGYYIIEIEGKSFLWEMARRIVNAVRLCGLGLMESREVEMMLGGEYNKKVPPAPPEGLILWHMEYPDVEFQVDERGIKKAKRDLFERYSRALTRAALFGDVLLEL, via the coding sequence ATGAGGTTCGCACTTAGAATCGCGTACGATGGCACCGCATTCTATGGCTTTCAGAGGCAGCCCGACGTTAGAACCGTCGAAGGAGAGCTGATACGGGCTCTATCAAAGCTCGGAATAATAAGGGACGCCGAGAGCTCGAACTTTAAAGGGGCCTCGAGGACGGACAGGGGGGTTTCAGCGGTCTTCAACGTCGTGGCCTTTGACGTCGCCGCGAGGCCGGACCTCGTTCGCGCGGAGGTTCTCAACCACCACCTCAGGGACCTCTGGGTTCTCGGGGTTGCAGAGGTTCCGGAGGACTTCCACCCCCGGTTCCAGGCGAGGTCAAAGACCTACCGCTACTACCTGGTTGATGAGGGCTTCAACGAGAATGACATGAGGGAGTGCGCGGCGCTCTTCGTTGGTGAACATGACTTTTCGGCATTCTCCCGGCTTGAACCCGGCAGGGACCCAATCAGAGAGCTCCTACGGGTTGATGTCATCGGGCGTCAGGGCTACTACATCATCGAAATCGAGGGCAAAAGCTTCCTGTGGGAGATGGCGAGGAGGATAGTCAACGCCGTCCGGCTCTGCGGCCTCGGGCTGATGGAAAGCCGCGAGGTTGAGATGATGCTCGGGGGGGAGTACAACAAAAAGGTCCCGCCCGCGCCCCCCGAAGGACTCATCCTCTGGCACATGGAGTACCCGGACGTGGAGTTCCAGGTGGATGAAAGGGGGATCAAAAAAGCAAAACGTGACCTGTTCGAGCGCTACTCAAGAGCGCTTACGAGGGCGGCCCTTTTTGGTGATGTTCTCCTCGAGCTTTGA